The Drosophila biarmipes strain raj3 chromosome X, RU_DBia_V1.1, whole genome shotgun sequence genome includes the window GCCTGCGATCCCCACTTTTTAGTGAACTTTTAATGCACTAAATAACTATAGAAAGTTTGCTCGTCTTGGGTGTGAGATGgatgtgggtgtgggtgtgggatAGACCAGACCTTTTCCACCCACATTTGCATATGCTCGGGTGAGAAACGCAGTCGCAGCACTTTAGACAAACTTTGTCCGACGTCAGCGTCTGACAAACTTCATCCTTGACACCCCCACACGAGCATTACACCCCACAGAACCCCAACCTCGAGCCACCGACCCACTCGGGCCCTTCCAAGCAATCATCTGGGGATAAGCGTGGCCATGTGCGATCCTTTAAGTGCTCCACGATTGCATAATGGAGGGAATTTTCAAGTGCAAAACTTGGCATAATTCCTCGGCCATCAAATCTGTTTGCAGAGTGTTTATTGCATTTTCCAAGCACATTTCCTTGGCGATGTCCGCCTTGCCGAGGGCGCGTGGGATAATATTTTCCGAGCTGCCACTTGCCGCACAAATACAAGTTGACTTTGAACTGCTTCTCTGTCCTGTATCAAGTTACTTGGCTGATTTTCCTTATAGTTCACTAAATCTCCTTCACAGGGAAAACGTTTTAGAGATAATTGAATGAAATGCATAAACTTATTAGGGAATTAATTGAATGAGTTTGGCGGTCAAATGGTTCTAATGTCGGTCCTTCCTTATCCCATTTCAGTTGTGCATCTGGAGGTTTTGGCCGAGGAGGTAACCACTGCAGCAAGTCTGTCCGAAGGTGAGTTAAGGATGGAACGATTGATTCCTGTATAATATATTGCTGCATTGAATCCCCGCAGAATGGGGCTCTGGATGGCGGGGCACCAATTTCCTGGTCGAGGTCGAACAAACCGCGCCCATTTCGCCACCCTCGTCGGCGTCCTCGAATGGCAGCGAGGACTACATCGGGGAGCTGGGCAGCCAGGAGGTGGACGAGGGATTCACAACAGGTGCCACCACAGGGGCCTCCAATGCCACGGCCGTGGAAACAGGTGGGTTCTATTCCTCTTTGCTGAATTTGGTTGGGCAAAAATCATTTGGGCACATTCCATTTACGGCGGCAGAAagtttttagcatttttttaaagcctCATGAAAGTTTTGGCTGCAAAATTGGTTGAGTTTGTAATAGCTGGCAGCCACGGCTGTCAAGCAATGcgaaactatattttatacgTTATCTACTTGACAGATTTATAGCCTCTTGCGCATATGccattaaatgaaatgttatTCCCATGATTGAAACGAATCCCTCGTAATTTGGTAATAACCAGTTTCAAATGACCATAGATTAGTGGTGTTTCCACTCGCGGAGTAGTAATTTTCCAAGGATATGCGACATGCAGCCGTTTGTATATCCCCCATGGAAATATTCAGTTTTCCTGGCACTCGCGCAATTTGAAAACATCTGGAAACAAATCCCCTGGCTGGCTTTGGCCGGGCTAAAGGCGCCGTTGCGGTTGCTTATTAAATCCCATTGCCAAATCCCATTACCTTAACCAATCGCAGTCACAATCCATTTGTTTATCGCCGAGATTTCACGTCGGCGATAATTGAATTCGAGCCTGACTCTTGAGTTATTTACGTGCGGTACGTGCGACCGGTTTACAATCCCTGCAAATCCGCAATGTTTATGGCGCACGTTTATGGGGAAGTCGTCTGCTTACATCGaagacaaataaacaaattgcaTGTGCTCGTAATCTTGCAGGACCCAAGATCATTGTGCGCACCGAGGAGGTCCTGATTGTGGGCCTGGTCCTGGTGCTATGGGTGGGCGCCATCATGCTCTTCTTCAACCGCTGGGGCAAGATCCGGATGCTGGAGCCGTACCAGCCCAagttccagcagcagcaccgcAGTTCCTGTCCGCTGGTCGACTTGGATGCGGTCACCACGCACCAGGTGAGCACAGGGGTTTGGTTTTGTGTCACAGAATTTCCCtgggaatttttaaatgtctctaaaagtatgctttatatatttcaaatgtaAAGATCTAGTTTTTAGAAATGCACTATAttaaagcatacttttggacaccttcggaagaaatataaaatattccctgcaatttacatttttatgaatttacaTTTACTTTTTACAGCGCTCCTCCGTGTCGCGGATGTCGATGGGCATGGTGCACAATCTCAATATGCCGACGTGTCAATTTGCGGCCTATAATCCCAACATGTATGCCAAGGGTACGTACGTCATTTTGCCCTTTGTACGCCCACCCCTTCTGCAACCCCACGCGCCAGACCACCCGCCCATGCTCCCCGGAGAAACCTCCCCGAATGCAATTAAAATCGAACATCCATCGAGCTCAAAGTATCCACAActtttactgcatacttttctgCGTCGCCGAGAGCGGCACAGTGGTGCAAAATGTATTTACCTTGAAGATATTTTAATGGAAATAATGTATTTAACTATAAAATCATTTAGTAATAGTTTGCCAAAGGACTTTTTAGAGTGGCATGGATCCTTTCATTAAGTGAGCATAAGCAGATGGCAGAGCTTAGTCGCACTCGGACTTAATGAACTGGGTAGCATATGCAGACATCTGTTCTCACTGCCAATCCCCTCCAGCTTTCGCAGTAATCCCTCACGCCCCTTCTTCCCAACAAagtcaaaatacttatgcgTAATGTGCGCCATTAATGCCATCGCCCCTCGACGGCCGCGCCCCCACTAGCTGGTAAATACAGCATTTAGTTGTAGTCACTTTTCCGCCCTCTATCTCGGTACtaggacatttttttttaatgagttgCCAGACAATTAAGTTGCCCGCCGAGCGAAGGCAGCGGAGCGCAAGTGAAAGCAAATaacaatacaattttaatgCCCCTGCTGGCTGGGGATTTGTGTGCTCCACATCGGGATCCACATCCTCATCTCCGCCAGATTCACATCCACATCCCCCAGATCTGCGCAATTAAATCTCGTGGAAATGCAGGGAACACACGGACAGGAAGACAAGCGGCCCGTGATTAAGATACGCACATAAAACATGCAAGAGAAAGtgtacacagagagaaatgcTTGTAAGATAAAGAAGGCGCAAttttgcaataaatatttttgaaaaattataaaatatgtatacgCTCTGTAGGATACATAATTTTATCTCAGTTAGCTAGAAATATATCCCGAAGCGAAATGATTTCAGTCCAGGAAAATGGGGATGGGGCTGATAATAACTAGGGTAAATCTGCAGGGGCGGGGCGGTGAGAACGCCGAGTTGAGACCTCGGTTCCGTAGCGGAAAGTCTATTGAGTTGAGGCAGGACAGCGCCGCTCGAGGGGATTCCCCAAGCGCAGAAGTCCAGAGGCAAAAGGCGACGAGGAGCACGTGGCACGAGCTGCGAAGGATGCTGACCTACAAACAACGAGTAAATTAAACCGAGCGTGCCACATGCTGTCCATCAATTCGGAATTTTGCAAATGGAAAACAGATTGCACATCGATTAAAACTACTTTGCACTAAGCAGTTTCATTTGTGTTGTTAGTGGGATTGTGCAATAAATTTCTATGGGTAGACTTAAGCCATTTATCCCCACAACAACCAACCTCGCCCCGCTTGGTGGTGTGACCCCCGACCACTAATTTGTGCCGAAACTGAACCTTTCTCCATTAATTCCTCTGTTTCCAGGCTACGCCTCGCATGTTTCGGCGTCGCGTCCCCGCCAGAACTCGGTGTTCGTGGGGGCCAGCACCAGCCACTACCTAATGCCGAGGCCCCCGAGAAAGACCCGGTCGGCGATGGACCTGCACTCCATGGTTCTGGACGAGAGCGCCGAGCAGGTGTAGGACTCCAGGGGGCGTCCCGTGGTTAGGTTCCAAGGCTCTGTGGGAGCCAGTCAGTGTGTAAGTCGTCGCGGTGTGAGTGCGTGTGTGAGGTCCATATTCTTCGAGTGTTTCAAACAAAATGTCGCAGGAGTGCACGCAAATCACTTGGTGAGGCGCCCGAGAGCATGCTACGAAATATTTTCCGCGTTCAACTTTTCACAGCATACTTTTAACCACCTTCCCAATTGCTTTTAAGCCTTTTCAGATTTCTGGtgtatatttgtataaaatatatcaaaaactgTTGAAGAAAATCTTAACTAAAAGTTTTCAAAGCGCTGGTCTGCGTAGACAACCTTTAAAGCATGCCTTTTGACATCACGACGGCGATTTTTAAACTCAAAAGATGTTCTAAGACACAAAAAATACCAGAACAATTAATAACAGTTTAAACACTAGAAGAGAATGGATTTAGTCGTAGTAAAAATGcggttttcttttatattcGGGTGCCTGCAATGGAGGGAGCAAGGAATGAAAGGTGGAATAGCACTGTCCAATATTTGCAACTACTTATATTTACCACTCACAACTAACTCTATGCCATTTCCTAACTATCTCTGTCGCACACATATTTATTTCTGTGCTGGCACAGAGTCAATTTGAGTCAATTTTATTTAGGACcaccaaacacacacaattaTCAGCTAAATATGCCGAAAATATGTAGAAGTATCTATCTTAGCGTATTCTTAGCCCTATCCAGTTTTACTCAACGTAGTCTATGCCTAACCCGATTCTTCTAGCGTGTTTCTACTACCTACTACACAACTACTGCTATTGGATGCCAGAGCAAATTGTTAAATACCCATATGTGTACacttaaagtaaataaatgtatcCGCGAAACTCTTTAGTTTGTAAGCCCAAAGCTCAAAAGCCGATCAGCATACAACTCCAAACTTGACCAAGTTCCCGAATCGACATGTTTtttaatcgattttttttttaagcaccTCTGTATTGCACTCTCAAATGTATCGTAGCTTAAGTAACTTCGACCAACAAAACAAGAAGAGTATGAGTGTTGTAAGCAGATGGATCGGAAAACGAGGGTAGGGGATAGAAAATATGAAAGTGGTGTGGAAAATGAACAACTAACTAACGAAAGCTTTAAATTCCTTGGGTCTCCTGGGGACCTGCAAACCAAAAACCCATCCAGATCGAAGTAAACTAAACCAAAGCTGAGAATTATACTTTAGGCCTAAGATAACTACAGGTGCGTGTAAGTCACTACCAAAAAGTCTAGTGGCAATATGTGGATCAATGTACACTTTACCAAAACCAAAGGAATATAACCTCAACTTAACGATAACTCACGCAGTCAGACATTTTTCCTCACAACTCagaaaaccaaagaaaaaCGAATGTTGAATATTAATGTTTAATTAACTTGTTTACAATATTTACAAGGCCTGAGCAAAACCaattatatatacactcgtgtaatatatcaaaaaccaAACTAtgtatacataaaatatatatacatgtatgtataaaccaaaaacaattatatacattttgatGAATTCgattaaaaactatatttgaAGCGAAGCCAGTGTTTTCGTGGGGAACTTTTTGGTTTCAGGCATGGAAacctaattaaatttgatcttTTGCCTTTGACTGACTTCGATATTCATAGGAGTTAGGACCCACTTAACAGGCAGATGTTCTTGTTAATGTTGCGACCAAAGTGTTTATGGTGTGTGGGCGTGCAATAAAGTGTAGAGCTATTTGCTTTCGACTCTTAATAACCCGGATTGGGCCGGAGTAAATTGGGGTCACCCCACGCTGGGCTCCCATAAAACTGGCAAAATTCACAGATGTCGTCGCACGACGGCGGTTCGATTGGTTTGGCCTGCTGTTCGGTGGGATACCGAAGGGGGCTCTTGGCCATAAACACATTTGACAAGACGGCCAGAAACAGACGCGCAAATGGCCAAAAGGGGGGCAGAAAGGGGGCTGGTGGTGGGGCCAATAAACGGAAGCCATTCCATGTCTGGCCATCTCGGCCATCTTGGCCATCGGGTTCAAGTGCAGGCGATTTATGGTGGCACCAGAGCTGCGCTTCTGGCCGTTTTCCTCCCTACTTTGACCAAACTGATCGAATACTTGTAAAGAATCtgctttaaatatattttgagttGCTTTAAGGATTTTTCTAATCtcaatatatgtttataattttaatttaattttcattatattatCTAGACACGGGTTGTATTATTTCGATATGAtacataacatttaatttggaaatattaaatagatcCCTACATGTTCTTTTCCTGTATAAcacaatttaaaatgattagAAAATTCCCAAATATACTTaaatttgtttggctttttgaACTTGGCCATTTTCAAGAAGGCAAGTGTGCCAACACTGAGTGTAACTTTGAGTGCAGCAAAGGGAATGGGAAGAAGGACGACCTTGTCGCCGCCGCGGGCCACAAATCAAACACCACCACCCCTTTTCGCAGCCCCTGAATCTGCAGCTTGCCAGAAAACCAAAAGACACATTTTGGGTGGGGACTTGGAAGATTGTGACTGTATAACTGGAAAATGGGAGTTTTACACCAGCTGCCCTGACCAAAAAAGCAGCAACTGTTGTGGCTGTTGAAAAGAAGCATAGCCCAGCACTACGACGTtggtttgtaaaatatttaaaagctaCTACAAATACCACTCCCAGAATCTACCAATCATAAAAATCAATTGCAAgttattataataacaaaGTGATAAAATCATAAACGGCTCGCAATACGCAATATATTGCTTATTTAACAAGAATTTCAGCGTAGTCAGCTCATAAAATGGCTAAAAAAGAACAGACCACCCCATAAAAATGACATGAACATTGTTGCCACACTCACAATTTGGCCAAAATTATGAACGTTCGGCCAGAGCCTAATCTGCAAAACGTTTAACGCTGACAAAGGCGAAGGAGCGGAATCTGCATGACAATGTGAATTAATTTCAGGCACACGACCGCATCCACTCCGGGGTCCCATTTGGGGACCGGACCGATGGAGCAAATGCAAAATGGCCAACGGTGCCATGCAAATCTCGACCAACTGTGTGTCAAAGATTGATTGACATGGCCGTGGAGGCTGCGTAAAAATTAAGCACAAGTGGCTAATCAAAAACGCTTAGTATAATGTTTTTGGCTCTTAAGGGGGGTCGTTTCAGATTTATGGACTTGTGGGTCAGGGCAGCACTTAATTGCCTTTCACATTTTGGGGCCAGGGACAACAACTTTAGCAGAGGGACTTTGTAACGAAGAAATCTTGCGTTTTTGGAAGTGGACTATATCTAAGACATATTTAAACTTATAAATTTCAAACACATTACTTTTTCCATATCAaatattaatcaataattattttgggcgtcaaaaagtatgcaattccTTCTTCGGAAGGACGACTATCTTATATTCACTGCGTACCTTTAAAACCTAGTTATGAGTATTGTTTAAGGTTTAAACAATACAGAacttttatgaaatagaaaaGTAATCCAGTCTCTTTAGAATGAAGCCTAGGATTTTTCCTAAAAGTGCGATGTTTTTGCTTTTCAATTTGGCGCTCTTTCTTCGTTATCTTTGATTTGTCCACTGAGAGACGTTTGGATGGCATTTCAGAGCCAGCATCCACACGTCAGCAATTGTTGTGGGCACAAACGCCGGAAGCCTTCAGCGCCCCCAACTCTTGGCAGCGTCTTCGTTTTGTTGCAAGGACACACAGGACACATGGAGCACACAGCTATTGCGCACTTGCAGTTCCTTTTCGCTGTTTCCCCCTTTTCCCAGTTGCCGTTGCCATTGCCGTCGCCATCGCCGTTGCCATTTCCTCATTTTTCCTTTTGTCCCTCGGCAGCCGCATAAAATTTTCAGTGCCAGCACTCGCTTTCCCCGACTTTTCGACTTTCCCAGCTTTCCCAGCGACTCCCACATGAGCGATCACTTTAATTGCTGCAGCTTTATTTTGATGCCGGCAGTCATAATCGTAAATAAGAATTTTAGCTGGTCCAATCAGCGCCGTCTGCGTGCAGGATTTTCGCCCACTAATGTATTGTACTACGTTAATTGTTTGAAAAATTCAGAGATAAGGGTCATATAGATTTTCCCTACCTaaaaaatatcagtattttgggcgaaacaataaaagtatttgTCCAAATGTGGAATGCCATACCGCGTTGAACTCGGAATAAAATTCCCTATCAACTGGCATCCTcagctaaaaaattttgtttttgacaaattttcgcaaaaaatgacgatgctaccccttgcaaaaaaagtgaaaatttgcgaaattttaaagttcttagaaTCAAGCAGGAAACGACTGCGTTCGATTGCCTGGCTTGTTAGaagtccaaaacagtgcgtcttttcCACTCCaaaaatatcagtattttgggcgaaacaataaaagtattggtccaaaTGCGGAATGCCATACCGCGTTGAACTCGGAATAAAATTCCCTATCAACTGGCATTCTcagctaaaaaattttgtttttgacaaattttcgcaaaaaatgacgatgctaccccttgcaaaaaaagtgaaaatttgcgaaatttttaagttcttATAATCAGGCAGGAAACGACTGCGTTCAATTGCCTGGCTTGTTAGAAGTCCAAAACAGTACGTCTTTTGGATTTCGGGCCATTTTTCACCAAGTTACAGCAAAAAAAGGTAAAGGGAAAAAATcggtttttcgccaaaaaacgaAGATCCTTATTTTCCACTCCaaaaatatcagtattttgggcgaaacaataaaagtattggtccaaaTGTGGAATGCCATATCGCGTTGAACTCGGAATAAAATTCCCTATCAACTGGCATTCtcagctaaaaaattttatttttgacaaatttccTTATTTCCTTAGATCCTTATTTTCCACtcaaaaaatatcagtattttgggcgaaacttGTTAGCTTAGTTGTTTCTCCGCCTCCCTGCTAATAGTTGGATCAAGTGATGGATAGTCTTTGTCTCCATTCTCCGCGGGCTTCATGAACCAAATAGATGGCTTCAAGTGGCGTACGTCAAGTGCACGCAAACATGAAATTTGATTACCAAAGCACAAAGGTCCTACCCTTTCCACCCACATATGCAGCTGCATTCGGACCGGAAGCCACTAGTTAATCAGTTTCACTGTCTTTCGAGCATGCCAGGAAAGCTCCAGGCTGTAGCTGCTAATTATGTTGTGACTGGAAATAGGGCTCCGCCGCTTTGCAGGCAAAATGTGTGCGGGTACTCACCATTCCGAGTCGTATACACTCACTGAGAGAAAatctttaaatgttattaatgagatacatatgtacatatgtagcGATGGCTCAGTACCGAGAGTGTAAGGACAatctttttcaaataaaatcttATTAGTTGTGCATGGCCtactttaaaagtatttaaaaatttttaattcccaatcAATTTACCCAAAAAAAACATCTAAAAGATGTATTTCTCCAAACAAGATGGTGAAAACTAGCAATGTGGTTAGGTACGTTTAAAATTAAGCCGCAacttttctcccagtgcatcCATGCTGTGGTGACAAATGCAATAGAGAGCGAAAGCGAGAAGCTTTCGCTGACGAGGGTTTGGAAATGCGGGGGCTTACTGTTGCCAGTTTGATTAATGACGGCGATTGCCGGCACCCACGGCCAGGAGGGGGATTTCCGAGGGGATTCCTTTGACAGCGTGACCCCCGTTCGGCCACTTTCATGGTCAGGCCACTTTATTATTGCGAGAGGAACTAAGTTGTCTGCCCGGGCGGCCATAAAACATCTTCGCAGTCATTTTAAATCCGAGAAAACAGTGCGCCACAAGCGCCGTGAATCAATCAGGGGAGGCGGTCTCAAAGGGGGTGGCCCCCTGCCCGAGTGCAGCCCCACGTCATCAATGTTTACGACTGGCCATAATGACGAAACACTGGGAAACGAAGGAGATTGGCATGGCATAATCAAAAGGACACGCAGCCTCATCAAGTTTTTCGCATTTCGCATTTTCGGGGGCATCCCCTTTGTTGTTCGCCATTGTTGTTGCGAACAATGcgtgaaaataaaatgacCGATAATGAGAGCGTTCCCGGGCCGAAAAGAGATCCAAGTTCTGTCAGCCCCTGCAGCCATTCATATCCATGTGCTGACAGCAAATTGTCCAGAAACCCAAAAAGGCAACAAGCCGTTGAAGCCATAAAACGGTCAGCAAACAGCAGACCCCCAAAGGGCGCCCCCTTCATAAACACTTATGATTGGCAACAAAATATGAACGGAAAGCCAAGAAAACCAGAAAAGGATTAAGCTCTAGCTGTGGCCAGGGGTCATCAAGTTGTGAGAAATGCGCCAGCTGATGGTGTAAATTGTTTTCGCAGCAATCAAATCTCTGGCTGATTCGAAATTTGGCAAAATGTGTTTTAAGAGCCGcgcaaattttaaatattcttacaGAGTTGCCAGACTGCGGAAAGCTGTTAACAGATAGTGTTCATAACAGGAAACTTACAGAGATGTTAGAAGCCAATCATGTTCAGCTAATCTAAAATATATCGAAATATCGAGTGC containing:
- the LOC108023701 gene encoding uncharacterized protein LOC108023701; amino-acid sequence: MAASNKPRYRNKSLGAALECLLHLVLFARVVHLEVLAEEVTTAASLSEEWGSGWRGTNFLVEVEQTAPISPPSSASSNGSEDYIGELGSQEVDEGFTTGATTGASNATAVETGPKIIVRTEEVLIVGLVLVLWVGAIMLFFNRWGKIRMLEPYQPKFQQQHRSSCPLVDLDAVTTHQRSSVSRMSMGMVHNLNMPTCQFAAYNPNMYAKGYASHVSASRPRQNSVFVGASTSHYLMPRPPRKTRSAMDLHSMVLDESAEQV